A single SAR324 cluster bacterium DNA region contains:
- a CDS encoding phospholipase — SRVYMTGKSMGGYGTWQISHEYPERFAAIAPIAGGGLFVSPYFMERLKGLPVWAFHDKRDDLVPYQESVRMAEGVNAAGGNAKLTTYDQGTHDAWTEAYNNDELYDWFLKHSK; from the coding sequence TCGAGAGTCTACATGACTGGAAAAAGTATGGGTGGCTATGGGACATGGCAAATATCGCACGAGTACCCTGAGCGATTTGCCGCTATTGCTCCCATCGCTGGCGGTGGTTTGTTTGTGAGTCCCTATTTCATGGAGAGACTCAAGGGACTTCCTGTATGGGCTTTTCATGATAAGAGAGACGATCTGGTCCCCTATCAAGAATCAGTTCGGATGGCGGAGGGAGTCAATGCCGCAGGTGGTAATGCCAAATTGACCACTTACGATCAAGGGACGCACGATGCGTGGACAGAAGCCTACAACAATGACGAACTCTATGATTGGTTCCTGAAGCATTCGAAATGA